One stretch of Cohnella algarum DNA includes these proteins:
- a CDS encoding paeninodin family lasso peptide — protein MKKMWKEPQIEVLNVRETMLGTGSTNVDWVWVGSQLDADLYDDGQQTGGNTGPILAS, from the coding sequence ATGAAAAAAATGTGGAAAGAGCCGCAAATAGAAGTACTTAACGTTCGGGAAACGATGCTTGGAACGGGTTCGACGAATGTGGACTGGGTTTGGGTTGGTTCCCAACTCGACGCCGATCTCTATGACGACGGTCAGCAGACGGGCGGCAACACCGGTCCTATTCTGGCTTCCTAA
- a CDS encoding aldolase, whose translation MVFIRFEPKFRYTAFGFRIASEIEFPELLPGSDRGPADIEIGMADLLDAWKEEETANRIYRVKDNRVLFHFPDVAIASISDGRKIGVCPLPGVDERLVRLYILGSCMGAVLFQKRILPLHGSAIVIGGRAYAIVGNSGAGKSTLAAAFVERGYSLLTDDVIAVSVLPEAGGVPHVIPAYPQQKLWQESISLLEIQASEYRPLWNKADKFGIPVVSKFASEPIPLAGIFELTAAKQSGVQLHPVERLESLPLLRYHTYRNFLIAPLHLEQWHFDASVAIARATPIYRLTRSSGEYTLHELPGRILQTVEKESIVL comes from the coding sequence GTGGTATTCATTCGTTTCGAACCTAAATTCCGCTATACCGCTTTCGGCTTCCGGATCGCCAGCGAGATCGAGTTTCCGGAGCTGCTTCCCGGTTCCGACCGCGGCCCTGCGGATATCGAAATCGGAATGGCCGATCTACTGGACGCATGGAAGGAAGAGGAAACGGCCAATCGCATTTATCGGGTCAAGGATAACCGGGTTCTTTTTCATTTTCCCGACGTCGCCATCGCTTCGATCAGCGACGGCCGTAAAATCGGCGTTTGCCCGCTGCCCGGCGTCGACGAACGACTCGTTCGCCTTTACATACTCGGGAGCTGCATGGGAGCCGTTCTGTTTCAAAAAAGGATTCTTCCGCTTCACGGCAGCGCAATCGTGATCGGAGGCAGAGCCTACGCGATCGTCGGAAATTCGGGCGCCGGAAAATCCACGCTCGCGGCTGCCTTCGTCGAACGAGGGTATTCCCTCCTGACCGACGACGTCATTGCGGTTTCCGTTTTGCCGGAAGCCGGAGGCGTTCCGCACGTCATTCCGGCTTATCCGCAGCAGAAGCTATGGCAAGAAAGCATCTCCTTGCTTGAGATCCAGGCAAGCGAATATCGTCCTTTATGGAACAAAGCGGACAAATTCGGCATTCCCGTCGTTTCGAAATTCGCGAGCGAGCCGATCCCGCTGGCGGGAATTTTCGAGTTGACGGCGGCCAAGCAATCGGGCGTGCAGCTGCATCCCGTCGAACGCCTCGAAAGCTTGCCGCTATTGCGTTACCATACGTACCGCAACTTTTTGATCGCTCCCTTGCATCTGGAGCAATGGCACTTCGACGCGTCGGTCGCGATCGCGCGCGCGACTCCGATTTACCGGCTGACTCGTTCTTCCGGCGAATATACCCTGCACGAGCTGCCGGGCCGCATTCTTCAAACCGTCGAAAAGGAGAGTATCGTGTTATGA